The genome window acatatgcatattaCATATGCATTTAGATATTGCATTTGTgaacacatatgtatgtacatatgtatctatgtatatagtatttacaCAGATACATTATTGTTCATTtgtattatacatacatacatacatatcattgtattcaaataaatatactatattcatttgtatgtatgtatgtaaaaaaaGCTAAGTAATTGcgcattatttaattataatctTATCTCTACAAGACCACAAGTTTGAGATTAAAGATGTAGCGTACAACGCACAGCAGAATCAAATATCACATGCAACGCGAACATTTGATTTAATAGTAACTACAgtaaggcaaacaaaaaaaaatattctttttcttttaatacCAGAACCggtaatacatatgtatgtacatttgaaattcattcattatgTTTGTTCCGATATTTGcaacaatattttcataaGTCGTTCGAATAAAGCGCTCATCTCTAACAAgtcgtaataataataataataatgtaattcttttaatgtacatacatatgtatatgcacaTGTGCTGCAGTGTTGGCAACTTCTTGCAATAAGTTGTAgcaataaaatagaaaatagctGTAAGATATTAGATCAATTATGTAATAAAACTCTTTTTCTAAACtattaaaagcattttttaTTCAACCGTTAAACTTACATTAATTTTccgaaaaatattaaaaataaatgaaattaattgtttgttcaaataacattaaaattaaaaattaagtaacTAATAGAATTGGAATTTACGTATTGTATACTGGAAGCGTTAGATTAATCTGAAAGCATTTCATgaaattaattgtttgttcacataacattaaaattaaaaattaagtaacTAATAGAATTGGAATTTACGTATTGTATACTAAAAGCGTTAGATTAATCTGAAAGCATTTCCGTTATGTGTGCGCGCGCTGTAGCACCACgaacaacacaaaaagcaaTATAACGTTCAACCATCATTGCAAAGAAATTGTAGTTTCTGGACACGCGCAAGGAGCGCAATACTGTCATGAAGTACTTGTGAATTTCGCTGCCCAGTTGCGTATCCCAATCGGAATGTGGACGACGATTCTCCATTGTGTTGAGAATCAAGCCAAAACTGTGAACTAAAACAAACAGATCTGCTTCACATCCTGATCTCGCCAACTGTTCCCAATCGACCGACTTTGCCATTTCAAAAGCTTGCATGATCACATCAATCTCAAACGCGTGAATTTGTGTTCCGGAGACCTTTGAGAATGTAGTTAGCAGTATTGTCATGGCAATGCGATGATTGATCTCGTCGCCATTTTTGATGAGCAGCACAAGCGAGCTGTGCATATCAATGACACGCTCCATGCGTGCTTTTCCTGTGCCCCATACTAGACGATCATACAGATTTTTACCAATGATAACGGCGTCTTGAGGTCTAAGCTCAAATGCCAGTTCACATACGGCCTCCAAGAGTTGACAACGATAGCCCATGCAATGCGTATCCAGCTGCTCGTAGTGCTGCATCATAATTCCTAGATGATATAGGTCAATCAGCTCATCCTGCTGCACTGTCTCCAAAGCATACAAGCTGCTAATGAGACTAAGTAGCAGCTGGCTGGTAGACTGTGGCTGCAGCGCATTGGAAAAAATGTCGGCGATCTTAGAATTGAGTAGAAACTGCTTGAGCTGCTCGTGCGTGTAGCCGACTTTAGCTGCCTCTACTGGTGTCACAGCCATTGCGGCATTCAACGTCATCAGCTCCTTTGTTGTGCGCTTCATTGCcttcaaa of Drosophila nasuta strain 15112-1781.00 chromosome 3, ASM2355853v1, whole genome shotgun sequence contains these proteins:
- the LOC132790051 gene encoding uncharacterized protein LOC132790051 gives rise to the protein MASPRQTRAQQKTSLIAVSDKMLPPNVLKIIPMVEGLKRNNQLETSTSERRLTRKRKSETEQPQHLLRKRPRFAKESTKEATAKGKDTSEQHENKQPSNAAKLKDGRDQQPQSKTRSRNELTASTSKEVLKPRMTSKSSHKTAAANKFRKDPTCIDKLTTAATSYNIDNSHFFDLKAMKRTTKELMTLNAAMAVTPVEAAKVGYTHEQLKQFLLNSKIADIFSNALQPQSTSQLLLSLISSLYALETVQQDELIDLYHLGIMMQHYEQLDTHCMGYRCQLLEAVCELAFELRPQDAVIIGKNLYDRLVWGTGKARMERVIDMHSSLVLLIKNGDEINHRIAMTILLTTFSKVSGTQIHAFEIDVIMQAFEMAKSVDWEQLARSGCEADLFVLVHSFGLILNTMENRRPHSDWDTQLGSEIHKYFMTVLRSLRVSRNYNFFAMMVERYIAFCVVRGATARAHITEMLSD